The following proteins come from a genomic window of Micromonospora echinofusca:
- a CDS encoding ABC transporter substrate-binding protein, producing MRRPRLRRSAAAIVAVVAAAALTACGDSGSGTDGGSGALDAPGAEVLEKATDKTTIEFWHAMKGANATAVDQLVADFNAQSGGKVEVKAVFQGSYDETIAKYKASVQQKSTPALVQIYDIGSRFMVDSKQVVPMHKFIEKDGFNAGDIEPNIASYYSVDGKLWSMPFNSSTPLLYINKEAFERAGLDPTKPPKDLTEIGELAKKLTVKDASGKTVQYGFNAAIYGWLVEQLLATDGKEYCDNGNGRKGLATKVQFDQETAVRVAQWWTDLVKGGYATNTGRKTDDAQAAFKSGTVAMHLESTSVLRGYVDAAKGKFTVLTAPYPKVSASSTGGPIIGGASLWINGVGHSDKEKRAAWEFVKFASGPVEQAKWHTSTGYVPINAKALDEQIDKDWMAKFPQFRTAVDQLHALPPSVASAGCLLGVMPQARKASEDGLEAAIVGSKPAEQAMKDAAASVQGAIDSYNKSVG from the coding sequence ATGAGAAGACCTCGGCTCCGCCGTAGCGCGGCGGCGATCGTCGCCGTCGTGGCCGCCGCCGCGCTCACCGCCTGCGGCGACTCCGGCTCCGGCACCGACGGCGGCAGTGGCGCGCTCGACGCGCCCGGCGCCGAGGTGCTGGAGAAGGCCACGGACAAGACCACGATCGAGTTCTGGCACGCGATGAAGGGTGCCAACGCCACCGCCGTCGACCAGTTGGTGGCCGACTTCAACGCCCAGAGCGGCGGCAAGGTCGAGGTCAAGGCGGTCTTCCAGGGAAGCTACGACGAGACGATCGCGAAGTACAAGGCGTCGGTGCAGCAGAAGAGCACGCCGGCCCTGGTGCAGATCTACGACATCGGCAGCCGCTTCATGGTCGACTCGAAGCAGGTCGTGCCGATGCACAAGTTCATCGAGAAGGACGGCTTCAACGCCGGCGACATCGAGCCCAACATCGCCAGCTACTACTCGGTCGACGGCAAGCTCTGGTCGATGCCGTTCAACTCCTCGACGCCCCTGCTCTACATCAACAAGGAAGCGTTCGAGCGGGCCGGCCTCGACCCGACGAAGCCGCCGAAGGACCTCACCGAGATCGGCGAGCTGGCGAAGAAGCTCACCGTCAAGGACGCCAGCGGCAAGACGGTCCAGTACGGCTTCAACGCCGCCATCTACGGCTGGCTGGTGGAGCAGTTGCTCGCCACCGACGGCAAGGAGTACTGCGACAACGGCAACGGGCGCAAGGGCCTGGCCACGAAGGTGCAGTTCGACCAGGAGACGGCCGTACGCGTCGCGCAGTGGTGGACGGACCTGGTGAAGGGCGGCTACGCGACCAACACCGGCCGCAAGACCGACGACGCCCAGGCCGCCTTCAAGTCGGGCACCGTCGCCATGCACCTGGAGTCCACCAGCGTGCTGCGCGGCTACGTCGACGCCGCGAAGGGCAAGTTCACCGTGCTCACCGCCCCGTACCCGAAGGTGAGCGCCTCCTCCACGGGCGGACCGATCATCGGTGGCGCCTCGCTGTGGATCAACGGAGTTGGCCACAGTGACAAGGAGAAGCGGGCCGCCTGGGAGTTCGTGAAGTTCGCCTCCGGGCCCGTCGAGCAGGCCAAGTGGCACACCAGCACCGGGTACGTGCCGATCAACGCCAAGGCGCTCGACGAGCAGATCGACAAGGACTGGATGGCGAAGTTCCCCCAGTTCCGCACCGCCGTCGACCAGCTGCACGCGCTGCCGCCGTCGGTCGCGTCGGCCGGCTGCCTGCTGGGCGTGATGCCGCAGGCCCGCAAGGCGTCCGAGGACGGCCTCGAGGCGGCCATCGTCGGCAGCAAGCCGGCCGAGCAGGCCATGAAGGACGCGGCGGCGAGCGTGCAGGGCGCCATCGACAGCTACAACAAGTCGGTCGGCTGA
- a CDS encoding carbohydrate ABC transporter permease, with protein sequence MKKLNLGRIAVYVVLGLAAIPVLFPVYYGFVGAVMGPGDLATYPPALVPSALHWQNVTDVFSSVPLGRFYANSAVQAGVITVAQVVTSIFAAYAFAFLRLPAKAATFSLFLATLMVPWEAIIIPNYLAISDWGLTRGGLTYLGLVLPFLASAFGTFLLRQAFLQFPTELRDAAVIDGCGHWRLLWRVIVPLSKPSIAAVGVYVFLSAWNQYFWPLILIRDTEFQTLQIGISQLNDAEAAQPGLVLAGVALSLLPTLAVVIFGQRYIVRGLTAGALR encoded by the coding sequence ATGAAAAAGCTCAACCTCGGGCGGATCGCCGTCTACGTCGTGCTCGGCCTGGCGGCGATCCCCGTGCTCTTCCCGGTCTACTACGGCTTCGTCGGCGCCGTGATGGGCCCCGGCGACCTGGCGACCTACCCGCCCGCGCTGGTGCCGAGCGCGCTGCACTGGCAGAACGTCACCGACGTGTTCAGCTCGGTGCCGCTCGGCCGCTTCTACGCCAACTCCGCCGTGCAGGCCGGCGTCATCACGGTGGCGCAGGTCGTCACCAGCATCTTCGCCGCGTACGCCTTCGCGTTCCTCCGCCTGCCGGCGAAGGCGGCGACGTTCAGCCTCTTCCTCGCCACCCTCATGGTGCCGTGGGAAGCGATCATCATCCCCAACTACCTGGCCATCTCCGACTGGGGCCTGACGCGCGGCGGGCTGACCTACCTCGGCCTGGTGCTGCCGTTCCTCGCCTCGGCGTTCGGCACGTTCCTGCTGCGGCAGGCGTTCCTTCAGTTCCCGACCGAGCTGCGCGACGCCGCCGTGATCGACGGGTGCGGCCACTGGCGCTTGCTGTGGCGGGTCATCGTGCCGCTGTCCAAGCCCTCCATCGCGGCGGTCGGGGTCTACGTCTTCCTCTCGGCGTGGAACCAGTACTTCTGGCCGCTGATCCTCATCCGCGACACCGAGTTCCAGACGCTGCAGATCGGCATCTCCCAGCTCAACGACGCCGAGGCGGCGCAGCCGGGTCTCGTCCTCGCCGGCGTCGCGTTGTCGCTGCTACCCACACTGGCCGTCGTCATCTTCGGCCAGCGCTACATCGTCCGCGGGCTGACCGCCGGGGCGCTGCGTTGA
- a CDS encoding carbohydrate ABC transporter permease, which yields MPPPSTVSAPPGERSLTSESTPSTARQVRRARFSESGLAWLMLLPSVGVFALFVFWPLGRTLYLSVHGNDIFGAASEYVGAAHYRDMLSGEFGGVLATTALFTLFSVVPAVLGALFVVLLLEARIRGVRALRTAFALPFAFSVATASVIFAVIYNPAIGVANGLLGSLGIDRVNWLTDPSIALPAVCAATVWMNFGYNILVLSAGVSAISPEVVEAARLDGATGWRLATRITVPLLSPQLFFLVVVSTIHALQSFGQIHILTKGGPDQATTTLVYSIYEKAFAFGSSDFGAASAQAVVLLVIMLGCTAVQFGVLERRVHYR from the coding sequence GTGCCTCCCCCTTCCACCGTCAGCGCGCCACCGGGCGAACGCTCCCTGACCTCCGAATCCACGCCCTCCACCGCCCGACAGGTGCGGCGCGCCCGCTTCAGCGAGTCCGGTCTCGCGTGGCTGATGCTGCTGCCCTCGGTGGGGGTCTTCGCCCTGTTCGTGTTCTGGCCGCTCGGGCGGACCCTGTACCTGTCGGTGCACGGCAACGACATCTTCGGTGCCGCGTCCGAGTACGTCGGCGCGGCGCACTACCGGGACATGCTGTCCGGGGAGTTCGGCGGGGTGTTGGCCACGACGGCGCTGTTCACGCTCTTCTCGGTGGTGCCGGCCGTGCTGGGCGCGCTGTTCGTGGTGCTGCTGCTGGAGGCGCGCATCCGGGGCGTACGGGCGCTGCGCACCGCGTTCGCGCTGCCGTTCGCGTTCTCGGTGGCGACCGCGTCGGTCATCTTCGCCGTCATCTACAACCCGGCGATCGGGGTGGCGAACGGCCTGCTCGGCTCCCTCGGCATCGACCGGGTCAACTGGCTCACCGACCCGTCGATCGCGCTGCCCGCCGTCTGCGCCGCGACGGTGTGGATGAACTTCGGCTACAACATCCTCGTGCTCTCCGCCGGGGTTTCGGCGATCTCGCCCGAGGTGGTCGAGGCGGCGCGGCTGGACGGCGCGACCGGCTGGCGGCTGGCGACACGGATCACCGTGCCGCTGCTCTCCCCGCAGCTGTTCTTCCTCGTCGTGGTCTCCACGATCCACGCGCTGCAGAGCTTCGGGCAGATCCACATCCTGACCAAGGGCGGGCCGGACCAGGCCACGACGACCCTGGTCTACTCGATCTACGAGAAGGCGTTCGCCTTCGGCTCCTCCGACTTCGGCGCGGCCAGCGCGCAGGCCGTCGTGCTGCTGGTCATCATGCTCGGCTGCACGGCCGTCCAATTCGGCGTCCTCGAACGGCGGGTCCACTACCGATGA
- a CDS encoding SDR family NAD(P)-dependent oxidoreductase, giving the protein MSGGSRSLAGRRVLVTGGARGIGAALARRLHQRGARVAVVGLEPELLADVSAACGDAPWSSCDVRSRAQVDAAVEMAVDRLGGLDVVVANAGVAAQLPLVGGDPDVFERTNGVNVLGTYHTLRAAAPHISHPNGYALVIASLAAAVHAPQLGAYRARHCRARRTTSPPGECPRWWNSGAAADRYRCDS; this is encoded by the coding sequence ATGAGTGGTGGTTCCCGGTCGCTGGCCGGCAGACGGGTCCTCGTCACCGGTGGCGCCCGCGGGATCGGTGCCGCGCTGGCCCGTCGGTTGCACCAGCGGGGCGCCAGGGTCGCCGTCGTCGGGTTGGAGCCCGAGTTGCTGGCCGACGTGTCGGCGGCGTGCGGCGACGCCCCGTGGAGCAGCTGCGACGTCCGCTCCCGAGCCCAGGTCGACGCTGCGGTCGAGATGGCGGTGGACCGGCTCGGCGGGCTCGACGTCGTCGTGGCCAACGCCGGGGTCGCCGCCCAACTGCCGCTGGTCGGCGGCGACCCGGACGTGTTCGAGCGGACAAACGGCGTCAACGTCCTCGGCACCTACCACACCCTGCGCGCCGCAGCCCCGCACATCAGCCACCCGAACGGCTACGCGCTGGTGATCGCGTCACTCGCCGCGGCGGTGCACGCGCCGCAGCTCGGTGCGTACCGCGCCCGGCACTGCCGGGCTCGACGCACGACCTCACCGCCTGGGGAATGTCCCCGATGGTGGAACTCGGGGGCGGCTGCGGACAGGTACAGATGTGACAGCTGA
- a CDS encoding RNA polymerase sigma factor, with product MTAEMRVRIRAGDTDAFGELFDEHADAVYRHAVWSGDDPVQAEDVVSLTFLEAWRIRESLHPDGDSLRPWLLGIATNVLRNRRRAARRHREALRRLPVRDTVPDFADEVVARMHDAGQVAAVMAGLRALRRADREVFLLCVWSQLDYAAAAEALGVPVGTVRSRLSRARTRLRVLAQQEMARTRMIPVEQGEYR from the coding sequence GTGACAGCTGAGATGCGGGTCCGGATCCGGGCCGGAGACACCGATGCGTTCGGTGAGCTCTTCGATGAGCATGCCGATGCGGTCTATCGGCATGCGGTGTGGAGTGGGGATGATCCGGTTCAGGCCGAGGATGTGGTGTCGCTGACCTTCCTTGAGGCGTGGCGAATTCGCGAATCCTTGCATCCGGATGGAGACAGCCTGCGGCCGTGGCTGCTCGGGATCGCCACCAATGTACTGCGCAATCGCAGGCGGGCTGCGCGCCGGCACCGGGAGGCATTGCGGCGATTGCCCGTACGCGACACCGTCCCGGACTTCGCTGACGAGGTGGTCGCCCGGATGCACGATGCCGGCCAGGTGGCTGCGGTCATGGCGGGACTGCGGGCGCTGCGCCGGGCGGACCGGGAGGTGTTCCTGCTCTGCGTGTGGTCGCAACTGGACTACGCGGCGGCGGCCGAGGCGCTGGGTGTACCCGTCGGGACCGTGCGTTCGCGGCTGTCGCGGGCCCGGACCCGGCTGCGGGTGCTGGCACAGCAGGAGATGGCGCGTACCCGAATGATCCCCGTCGAGCAGGGAGAGTACCGATGA
- a CDS encoding CU044_5270 family protein produces the protein MSEPTAPQVPAMSALRRQALRHHLMNEIERPARRPRRMLVLAPAAGVLAVAVAAGAIAQPWAPDSAPLIVTVEQGDRSGATLLLNRMAAAAADTPDPTSGEGEYVYIRSRGAFAELGDGPARLQPVHEREIWIPRNERGDGLLRQPFLNVPIIGVIPERETLTDVTPNAALVDLPSNPDALLEKLYRERDERGRGNSRDGAAFTAIGDILRESLVPPQTTVALYQAAAKIPGVEVVRGVTDAAGRRGVAVAHTERSQRKEWIFDEQTYEYLGERSYLVADTADGPAGTVLGTTAVLQRAVVSNLGQRPER, from the coding sequence ATGAGTGAGCCCACCGCCCCCCAGGTGCCGGCCATGTCGGCGCTGCGCCGGCAGGCACTGCGGCATCATCTGATGAACGAGATCGAGCGGCCGGCCCGGCGGCCACGGCGGATGCTGGTGCTCGCGCCCGCGGCCGGCGTGCTGGCGGTCGCGGTTGCGGCCGGGGCGATCGCCCAGCCGTGGGCGCCAGACAGCGCGCCGCTGATCGTGACGGTAGAGCAGGGCGATCGCAGCGGCGCGACGTTGTTGCTCAACCGGATGGCCGCAGCGGCCGCCGACACGCCAGACCCAACATCCGGCGAGGGAGAGTACGTCTACATCAGGAGCCGGGGTGCGTTCGCCGAACTGGGTGACGGCCCGGCGCGGCTGCAGCCGGTGCACGAACGGGAGATTTGGATCCCGCGGAACGAGCGCGGTGACGGCTTGCTCCGCCAGCCGTTCCTCAACGTACCGATCATCGGTGTGATCCCGGAGCGGGAGACGCTCACGGACGTGACGCCGAACGCGGCACTCGTAGATTTGCCCAGCAATCCGGACGCCCTGTTGGAAAAGCTCTACCGGGAGCGCGACGAGCGTGGCAGAGGCAACAGCCGCGACGGCGCGGCGTTTACCGCGATCGGCGACATCCTGCGTGAGTCGCTGGTACCGCCACAGACGACTGTCGCGCTCTACCAGGCCGCGGCGAAGATTCCGGGGGTCGAGGTGGTCCGCGGGGTCACGGACGCGGCCGGGCGGCGGGGGGTGGCTGTCGCGCACACCGAGCGGAGCCAGCGCAAAGAGTGGATCTTCGATGAACAAACGTACGAATACCTCGGTGAGCGCAGTTACCTCGTGGCGGACACCGCCGACGGGCCGGCGGGGACGGTGCTGGGCACGACTGCGGTGCTGCAGCGAGCCGTGGTGTCGAACCTCGGACAGCGCCCAGAGAGGTAG
- a CDS encoding formylglycine-generating enzyme family protein has product MWTEEIVAGRPAWRHTASGVVFREVPGGTFRMGLSDAELEAVRAIERSGEVEDTIEPFFAAAKDAQPVREVRVAPFLIARHPLTVAQVRHWLPDYEDDYADEDTTTARLEDDLDDLLDALPFRLPSEAEWEYAARAGTTTLTFRGDGKPDEDQVLDDFGDEERTAAGENAFGLAAMGSAGEICADVWIPGFADAPTDARPRTGDGPRTVRGGAADLYPWQGCDEWLLLLSATRYEHSQFAAVRPVAPLPSR; this is encoded by the coding sequence ATGTGGACCGAGGAGATCGTGGCCGGGCGTCCGGCCTGGCGGCACACCGCATCGGGCGTGGTGTTCCGGGAGGTGCCCGGCGGCACGTTCCGCATGGGTCTGTCCGACGCGGAACTGGAGGCCGTACGCGCCATCGAGCGCAGCGGCGAAGTCGAAGACACGATCGAGCCCTTCTTCGCCGCCGCCAAGGACGCCCAGCCCGTGCGGGAGGTGCGGGTCGCACCGTTCCTGATCGCCCGGCACCCGCTGACGGTCGCGCAGGTCCGGCACTGGCTGCCCGACTACGAGGACGACTACGCCGACGAGGACACGACCACCGCCCGCCTCGAGGACGACCTGGACGACCTGCTCGACGCCCTGCCGTTCCGGCTGCCCAGCGAGGCCGAGTGGGAGTACGCGGCCCGCGCCGGCACCACCACCCTGACGTTCCGCGGTGACGGCAAACCCGACGAGGATCAGGTCCTCGACGACTTCGGCGACGAGGAGCGCACGGCCGCCGGGGAGAACGCCTTCGGCCTGGCCGCGATGGGCTCGGCTGGCGAGATCTGCGCCGACGTGTGGATCCCCGGCTTCGCGGACGCACCGACGGACGCCCGGCCACGCACCGGCGACGGGCCCCGCACCGTACGCGGCGGCGCCGCCGACCTCTACCCGTGGCAGGGCTGCGACGAGTGGCTACTGCTGCTTTCCGCCACCCGGTACGAGCACTCGCAGTTCGCCGCGGTCCGCCCGGTCGCACCGCTGCCGTCCCGGTAG
- a CDS encoding type VII secretion target: MPGGDGIQVDPDGLIHHAARLDRRADSLDTARQAGQHVRLGAEAYGRLCAIMPALLDGLQQTLVQGIGTAAGSVRDTADRLRTSADRYRASDARAEQSLQRIRHKE, from the coding sequence ATGCCCGGCGGTGACGGCATCCAGGTCGACCCCGACGGCCTGATCCACCACGCCGCACGCCTCGATCGCCGCGCCGACAGTCTCGACACCGCCCGCCAGGCCGGCCAGCACGTCCGCCTGGGCGCCGAGGCGTACGGGCGGCTCTGCGCGATCATGCCGGCGCTGCTCGACGGCCTTCAGCAGACCCTGGTCCAGGGCATCGGCACGGCGGCCGGCTCGGTACGCGACACGGCCGACCGGCTGAGAACGAGCGCCGACCGCTACCGGGCCTCCGACGCGCGGGCCGAGCAGTCGCTACAGCGGATACGGCACAAGGAGTGA
- a CDS encoding WXG100-like domain-containing protein: MTTNPLVATAAETPPSAWAGIWICEDIELIAQGVRNGSWIDGTLGVVSAGLDALAFVSDPVGVLLQYGIAWLIEHVKPLSEALDWLAGDPAQITAHAQTWRNVAASLRKEAADLAAAARTDVAGWGGGGGPAYRAWAAEQQQAIGGLAQGADTLAAITEGAAGLVAAVRLLVRDAIATCVSRLIVYAGELVVTGGLAAPLVVEQVTTLVASWAARIARLLRALLASLRRLMPEVRRLGELIEKLKQALGRLSTGSGPPSPRGGRNQRQELLAELSQQGVKHNPEKIVAIGRDPNGQIIFLETGNERAGLTHILRHAGDFAKAGVPEEKVPNLVFAAVTEGKVVGMQRTRPIYEVMFEGRVHKVAVSVGNNGFIVGANPVGR, translated from the coding sequence GTGACCACCAACCCGCTCGTCGCCACGGCCGCCGAGACCCCGCCCAGCGCCTGGGCCGGCATCTGGATCTGCGAGGACATCGAGCTCATCGCGCAGGGCGTCCGCAACGGCAGCTGGATCGACGGCACCCTCGGCGTCGTCAGTGCCGGCCTGGACGCCCTCGCCTTTGTCTCCGATCCGGTCGGCGTGCTGCTCCAGTACGGCATCGCCTGGCTGATCGAGCACGTCAAGCCGCTCAGCGAGGCACTGGACTGGCTCGCGGGCGACCCGGCGCAGATCACCGCCCACGCCCAGACCTGGCGCAACGTCGCCGCGTCGCTGCGCAAGGAAGCCGCCGACCTGGCCGCCGCCGCCCGCACCGACGTCGCAGGCTGGGGTGGCGGCGGCGGCCCCGCCTACCGCGCCTGGGCCGCCGAGCAGCAGCAGGCCATCGGCGGGCTGGCCCAGGGCGCCGACACCCTCGCTGCCATCACCGAAGGGGCCGCCGGCCTGGTCGCCGCCGTCCGGCTGCTGGTCCGCGACGCCATCGCCACCTGCGTCTCCCGGCTCATCGTGTACGCCGGCGAACTGGTCGTCACCGGCGGGCTCGCCGCGCCGCTGGTGGTGGAGCAGGTGACGACGTTGGTGGCGTCGTGGGCGGCGCGGATCGCACGGCTGCTGCGGGCACTGCTGGCGAGCCTACGGCGGCTGATGCCGGAGGTTCGGCGGCTCGGCGAGCTGATCGAGAAGCTTAAGCAGGCGCTGGGGCGGTTGAGCACAGGTAGTGGTCCGCCAAGTCCCCGAGGTGGCCGCAACCAAAGGCAGGAACTGCTGGCCGAGCTGAGCCAGCAGGGCGTGAAGCACAATCCGGAAAAGATAGTCGCCATCGGCCGAGATCCGAACGGGCAGATCATCTTCCTAGAAACGGGGAACGAGCGTGCTGGCCTTACCCACATCCTGCGACACGCTGGCGATTTCGCGAAGGCCGGCGTACCGGAGGAGAAGGTGCCGAATCTCGTGTTCGCCGCCGTCACCGAGGGGAAGGTGGTCGGGATGCAGCGGACGCGCCCGATCTACGAGGTGATGTTCGAGGGTAGGGTGCACAAGGTCGCCGTCTCCGTCGGCAACAACGGATTCATCGTGGGGGCGAACCCAGTTGGACGCTAG
- a CDS encoding DivIVA domain-containing protein produces the protein MSVRNQRPGATYRSSAYTSLLPWQVRERRFKSVGLGRRGLEPADVYDFLDRVAGDMANVYAALAASRRETAVIKDALRRWQSEQARARADRGSQA, from the coding sequence ATGAGCGTCCGCAACCAACGACCGGGAGCGACCTACCGCTCCTCGGCGTACACCAGTCTGCTGCCGTGGCAGGTGCGTGAGCGCCGCTTCAAGTCGGTCGGGCTCGGACGCCGCGGCCTGGAACCGGCCGACGTCTACGACTTCCTCGACCGCGTCGCCGGCGACATGGCCAACGTCTACGCCGCACTGGCCGCCAGCCGCCGGGAGACCGCCGTCATCAAGGACGCGCTGCGCCGCTGGCAGTCCGAGCAGGCCCGCGCCCGCGCCGACCGGGGAAGCCAGGCATGA
- a CDS encoding helix-turn-helix domain-containing protein, whose amino-acid sequence MTEDVGSTVPRRQLGRLLRQYRTEAGVTLDAAAEALEYSRQKIWRIECGMGPVRVLDVKAMCELYGVSAEMTEAMRGLATETKSKGWWHAYGDAVPSWFELYVGLESAAAHLRRYDESLIPGILQTKEYAHALYRLGGRLSDEERERAVQVRLQRQALLVRRLPAAPRLDAVLSEAVLRRVLGGPEVMSRQLDQLIKLSGLPNVSVRVLPLAAGPQPGAVAGSFVILDFPPTKGGRAAPEPSVVHSESLTGALYLDKPDEMAAYDRIWRGLDALALGEAESRDMIKRLIGEMRHD is encoded by the coding sequence GTGACCGAGGATGTCGGATCGACCGTGCCGCGCCGGCAACTCGGCCGGCTGCTACGCCAGTACCGCACCGAGGCGGGCGTGACCCTCGACGCCGCCGCCGAGGCCCTCGAATACAGCCGGCAGAAGATCTGGCGGATCGAATGCGGCATGGGCCCGGTCCGCGTGCTCGACGTCAAGGCGATGTGCGAGCTGTACGGGGTGTCCGCCGAAATGACCGAGGCGATGCGCGGGCTCGCCACGGAGACGAAGTCCAAGGGCTGGTGGCACGCGTACGGCGACGCGGTCCCGAGCTGGTTCGAGCTGTACGTCGGCCTGGAATCCGCCGCCGCGCACCTCCGCCGGTACGACGAGTCGCTGATCCCCGGAATCCTTCAGACCAAGGAGTACGCCCACGCCCTCTACCGTCTTGGCGGGCGGTTGAGCGACGAAGAACGCGAACGGGCGGTGCAGGTTCGGCTTCAGCGACAGGCACTTCTCGTCCGACGGCTACCGGCGGCACCCCGACTTGATGCCGTGCTGTCGGAGGCGGTGCTCCGGCGGGTTCTCGGCGGTCCCGAGGTGATGAGCCGCCAACTCGACCAGCTCATCAAACTCTCGGGCCTCCCAAACGTGTCGGTCAGGGTGCTGCCGCTGGCAGCGGGGCCTCAGCCCGGCGCGGTAGCCGGGTCCTTCGTCATCCTCGACTTTCCACCGACCAAGGGTGGTCGCGCCGCCCCAGAACCATCCGTCGTCCACAGCGAGTCCCTGACAGGAGCGCTCTACCTCGACAAGCCCGACGAGATGGCCGCCTACGACCGAATCTGGAGGGGCCTGGATGCACTCGCCCTCGGCGAGGCAGAATCGAGAGACATGATCAAGCGGCTCATCGGGGAGATGCGACATGACTGA
- a CDS encoding DUF397 domain-containing protein — MTDLTGAVWRKSTRSGDNGGDCVEVATNLPGIVAVRDSKNSSGPALTFAPDAWETFVSRVKGGHLTS, encoded by the coding sequence ATGACTGACCTGACCGGCGCCGTCTGGCGCAAGAGCACCCGCAGCGGCGACAACGGCGGCGACTGCGTCGAGGTCGCCACCAACCTCCCTGGCATCGTCGCCGTCCGCGACTCGAAGAACAGCTCGGGGCCAGCATTGACCTTCGCTCCGGATGCCTGGGAGACCTTCGTCAGCAGAGTGAAGGGCGGGCACCTGACGTCCTGA
- a CDS encoding DUF6308 family protein, whose amino-acid sequence MKQPLTLAEILAVLSDPQSVTDLKRYFGHAGESAFTGGQFERLGGGGDRPETCNLVTAEDLIAVELLSVRVPPRTALDLLQGALGEAVSAELGEIPTTVALGHPGALPLVEKGQGAYRAWRLLRKADGIGWVVAGKLLARKRPHLVPVYDEVVACAFRTRKDFWRWLHGRLGERDGILAERLADLRRQAELPDTISLLRILDVVMWMRHRDEHTGYRCPGGRLPTSGR is encoded by the coding sequence ATGAAACAGCCGCTGACCCTCGCGGAGATCCTCGCGGTCCTGAGCGATCCGCAGTCCGTCACCGACCTGAAGCGGTACTTCGGGCACGCAGGCGAATCGGCTTTCACTGGTGGACAGTTCGAACGACTCGGAGGCGGTGGCGACCGGCCGGAGACCTGCAACCTCGTCACGGCGGAGGACCTGATCGCGGTCGAGCTGCTCAGTGTCCGGGTGCCGCCGCGCACCGCCTTGGACCTGTTGCAGGGCGCGCTCGGAGAGGCGGTGTCGGCGGAACTGGGCGAGATACCGACGACCGTTGCGCTGGGCCACCCCGGCGCCTTGCCTCTCGTCGAGAAGGGGCAAGGCGCCTACAGGGCGTGGCGGTTGCTGCGGAAGGCCGACGGGATCGGCTGGGTGGTGGCAGGGAAGCTGCTCGCCCGCAAGCGGCCTCACCTCGTACCGGTCTACGACGAGGTTGTCGCCTGCGCCTTCCGTACGAGGAAGGACTTCTGGCGCTGGCTGCACGGCCGTCTGGGGGAGCGGGACGGGATCCTCGCCGAACGGCTCGCCGATCTCCGGCGGCAAGCCGAACTGCCGGACACCATCTCCCTGCTCCGGATCCTCGACGTGGTCATGTGGATGCGTCACCGCGACGAGCACACCGGCTACCGATGCCCGGGCGGGCGGCTTCCTACGAGCGGCCGTTAG